In Halarcobacter bivalviorum, a genomic segment contains:
- the sppA gene encoding signal peptide peptidase SppA: protein MFDFFKKLFYPIIAILDFITKYFKTIVFLTIVYYFVSTSEDVAMKEGSFETANLQKIELFGPILDSQKVLAQIDEAKKNNNIKGVLLDVNSPGGAVAPSVELAYAIKELNELKPVVVYASGVMASGSYYASIWAKEIIANPGAMVGSIGVIFQGTNLEELMDKIGVKTQTIKAGKFKESGTPTRQWNDYEKQELEKVINDTYNMFITDVAKARGLKVENHTQFADAHIFTSSQAKEVGLVDEVNTLSFAKNRIVKLSNVSNPVWKKEDKFDKFLDRIIQETVSNFSVLFEGGLKAY from the coding sequence ATGTTTGATTTTTTTAAAAAACTATTTTATCCTATTATTGCTATTTTAGATTTTATTACTAAATATTTTAAAACAATAGTTTTTTTAACAATTGTTTACTATTTTGTATCAACATCAGAAGATGTAGCAATGAAAGAAGGAAGTTTTGAAACAGCAAATCTACAAAAAATTGAGCTATTTGGTCCTATTTTAGACTCTCAAAAAGTATTAGCTCAAATAGATGAAGCAAAAAAGAATAATAATATAAAAGGTGTATTACTTGATGTAAACTCTCCTGGTGGAGCAGTAGCACCCTCTGTTGAGTTAGCTTATGCAATAAAAGAGTTAAATGAATTAAAACCAGTTGTAGTATATGCAAGTGGAGTAATGGCAAGTGGAAGTTATTATGCTTCTATTTGGGCTAAAGAGATTATTGCAAATCCAGGAGCTATGGTAGGTTCTATTGGAGTTATTTTCCAAGGAACTAATTTAGAAGAGCTAATGGACAAAATTGGTGTAAAAACTCAAACTATAAAAGCAGGAAAGTTTAAAGAGTCTGGAACACCTACAAGACAGTGGAATGATTATGAGAAGCAAGAGTTAGAAAAAGTTATAAATGATACATATAATATGTTTATAACTGATGTAGCTAAGGCAAGAGGTTTAAAAGTAGAAAATCACACACAATTTGCTGATGCTCATATTTTTACATCTTCTCAGGCAAAAGAGGTTGGATTAGTTGATGAGGTTAATACTTTAAGTTTTGCAAAAAATAGAATTGTAAAATTATCTAATGTTTCAAATCCAGTTTGGAAAAAAGAAGATAAATTTGATAAGTTCTTAGATAGAATAATCCAAGAAACAGTAAGTAATTTCTCTGTATTATTTGAGGGTGGACTAAAAGCTTACTAA
- the mnmA gene encoding tRNA 2-thiouridine(34) synthase MnmA, with amino-acid sequence MKKKVMVGMSGGIDSSVTAYMLQKDGFEVEGCYLKLHDRTDGYHEKNLAYIEDVAKFLNIKYHVLDLTKKFEQEVYDYFINSYLEGTTPNPCVKCNRQIKFGAMLDFAKEHKASYLATGHYVKTDGKFFYQADDDTKDQSYFLSQVDKEALPFMMFPLSTYKKEDIIKFGAELDVAYKRITEKNESQEICFVETVYTDVVKRHANIDIPGKVLDEQGNVVGEHKGYMHYTIGKRRGFTVHGAHEPHFVTKLNPKDNTIIVGKKQALEVNQVKAENLNMFIDEEEFDCTVKLRYRSTSVPCKVIIKDDKATINLKEPAFGVAAGQLAVFYEEDKVIGSAWIKATS; translated from the coding sequence ATGAAAAAAAAAGTAATGGTAGGTATGAGTGGAGGAATTGATTCTTCAGTTACTGCTTATATGCTACAAAAAGATGGATTTGAAGTTGAAGGTTGTTACTTAAAACTTCATGATAGAACTGATGGTTATCACGAAAAAAATCTAGCTTACATTGAAGATGTAGCAAAATTCTTAAATATTAAATATCATGTATTAGATTTAACAAAAAAATTTGAACAAGAAGTATATGATTACTTTATTAATTCTTATTTAGAAGGTACGACACCAAATCCTTGTGTTAAATGTAATAGACAAATCAAATTTGGAGCTATGTTAGATTTTGCAAAAGAGCATAAAGCTTCATATTTAGCAACAGGCCATTATGTAAAAACAGATGGTAAGTTTTTCTATCAAGCAGACGATGATACAAAAGACCAAAGTTATTTTTTATCTCAAGTAGATAAAGAAGCCTTACCTTTTATGATGTTTCCATTAAGTACATATAAAAAAGAAGATATTATAAAATTTGGTGCCGAACTTGATGTTGCATACAAAAGAATTACAGAGAAAAATGAATCTCAAGAGATTTGTTTTGTTGAAACAGTTTATACAGATGTGGTAAAAAGACATGCAAACATTGATATTCCAGGAAAAGTTTTAGATGAACAAGGAAATGTTGTAGGAGAGCATAAAGGATATATGCACTATACAATTGGTAAAAGAAGGGGCTTTACTGTTCATGGAGCACATGAACCTCATTTTGTTACGAAGCTAAATCCAAAAGATAACACAATTATTGTTGGTAAAAAACAAGCCTTAGAAGTAAACCAAGTAAAAGCTGAAAACTTAAATATGTTTATTGATGAAGAAGAGTTTGATTGTACTGTAAAATTAAGATATAGATCAACTTCTGTTCCTTGTAAGGTTATAATTAAAGATGATAAAGCAACAATTAATTTAAAAGAGCCTGCTTTTGGAGTTGCAGCTGGACAATTAGCTGTTTTCTATGAAGAAGATAAAGTTATTGGTAGTGCTTGGATTAAAGCTACTTCATAA
- the mnmA gene encoding tRNA 2-thiouridine(34) synthase MnmA produces the protein MKKKVVVGMSGGVDSSVTALLLKQQGYDVVGLFMRNWEYGIKGSQCPNRIEFEDAKKVGELIGIEVKGKDFVEEYRNKVFDVFLEGLKKGLTPNPDILCNKEIKFNVFLNEAKKMGADMIATGHYAKIAKYKDHFVLDTPKDSSKDQSYFLHALSSEQLSHAMFPLGDLTKTEVREIAREHNLPVSDKKDSTGICFIGNQRFDDFITQHLKAIPGDIIDDTGKVIGKHKGLICYTLGQRKGIGLGGLKETEGDNNIHKPWYAAKKDIKNNTLTVVQDTNHPLLMSEIVEASHMHWVLEEAPKVGDKLMAQVRYRQQKQACTVIRADETKVLVKFDKPQRAVTLGQSLVLYEGNYCLGGGFISDYH, from the coding sequence ATGAAGAAAAAAGTAGTTGTTGGAATGTCTGGTGGTGTTGACTCTTCAGTTACTGCATTGCTCTTAAAACAGCAAGGTTATGATGTAGTAGGTTTATTCATGCGAAATTGGGAATATGGAATCAAAGGGAGTCAATGTCCTAATCGTATTGAGTTTGAAGATGCAAAAAAAGTTGGAGAATTAATAGGAATTGAAGTAAAAGGTAAAGACTTCGTAGAAGAATATAGAAATAAAGTATTTGATGTATTCTTGGAAGGTTTAAAAAAAGGTCTTACTCCTAATCCAGATATTCTTTGTAATAAAGAAATTAAATTTAATGTATTTTTAAATGAAGCAAAAAAAATGGGTGCTGATATGATTGCAACTGGTCATTATGCAAAAATAGCAAAGTATAAAGACCATTTTGTATTAGATACTCCAAAAGATAGTTCAAAAGACCAAAGTTATTTTTTACATGCTCTTTCAAGTGAACAACTTTCTCATGCTATGTTTCCACTTGGTGATTTAACTAAAACAGAAGTGAGAGAAATAGCAAGAGAACATAATTTACCTGTAAGTGATAAAAAAGATAGTACAGGAATTTGTTTTATTGGTAACCAAAGATTTGATGATTTTATTACTCAACACTTAAAAGCAATTCCAGGTGATATTATTGATGATACAGGAAAAGTAATTGGTAAACACAAGGGTCTTATCTGCTATACATTAGGACAAAGAAAAGGTATAGGTCTTGGTGGATTAAAAGAGACAGAAGGGGATAATAATATCCATAAACCTTGGTATGCAGCCAAAAAAGATATTAAAAACAATACTTTAACTGTTGTTCAAGATACTAATCATCCCTTACTAATGAGTGAAATAGTAGAAGCTTCTCATATGCATTGGGTACTAGAAGAAGCACCAAAGGTTGGGGATAAACTAATGGCACAAGTAAGATATAGGCAACAAAAACAAGCTTGTACAGTTATAAGAGCAGATGAAACTAAAGTTTTAGTTAAATTTGATAAACCTCAAAGAGCTGTAACTTTAGGACAAAGTCTTGTTTTATATGAAGGAAACTACTGCTTAGGTGGTGGTTTTATAAGTGATTACCATTAA
- a CDS encoding acetate/propionate family kinase: MLVFILNAGSSSLKYQLMNPVNKETLAVGICERIGIDGALKHEYGDDKKLKIESDLPTHKEAIELVLKTLTEGEGKVIDSIDDIEAIGHRAVHGGEEFAGSVMVSEKVINKMKELIPLAPLHNPANIMGMEICQELMPGKPNVAVFDTAFHQTMPDYAYMYALPYDQYTKNGVRKYGFHGTSHFFVSNEAAKRLDKKHNTRIIVCHLGNGSSVSAVFDGKCIDTSMGLTPVQGLMMGTRAGDIGAGAIQYMMETEGWDIKEMLDVLNKKSGIVGISGKSSDLREVLEGMEAGDERCRLAVDMIAYRIKQYVGSYAAALDGVDALCFTGGIGENAAIIREKVCAGLDYMGLNIDPVKNNKRSGEARDISTNGSAGRIFVIPTNEEYVIANDTYKIVKGIE, encoded by the coding sequence ATGTTAGTATTCATTTTAAACGCAGGAAGTTCATCATTAAAGTACCAATTAATGAACCCAGTAAACAAAGAAACTTTAGCTGTAGGTATTTGTGAAAGAATTGGTATTGATGGTGCACTAAAACATGAGTATGGAGATGATAAAAAGTTAAAAATTGAGTCTGATTTACCAACTCATAAAGAAGCAATTGAATTAGTACTTAAAACATTAACTGAAGGTGAAGGAAAAGTAATCGATTCAATAGATGATATTGAAGCAATCGGACACAGAGCAGTACACGGTGGAGAAGAATTCGCAGGTTCAGTAATGGTTAGTGAAAAAGTAATTAATAAAATGAAAGAGTTAATTCCATTAGCACCTTTACATAACCCAGCAAATATTATGGGTATGGAAATCTGCCAAGAATTAATGCCTGGTAAACCAAATGTAGCAGTATTTGATACAGCATTCCACCAAACTATGCCTGATTATGCATATATGTATGCTTTACCATATGACCAATATACTAAAAACGGTGTAAGAAAATATGGTTTCCATGGAACATCTCACTTCTTTGTATCTAATGAAGCTGCAAAAAGATTAGATAAGAAACACAATACAAGAATTATCGTATGTCACTTAGGAAATGGTTCTTCTGTTTCTGCTGTATTTGATGGTAAATGTATTGATACATCAATGGGTTTAACTCCTGTTCAAGGTCTTATGATGGGAACAAGAGCTGGTGATATTGGTGCTGGTGCTATTCAATACATGATGGAAACTGAAGGTTGGGATATTAAAGAGATGCTAGATGTACTTAATAAGAAATCTGGTATTGTAGGAATCTCTGGAAAATCTTCTGACTTAAGAGAAGTTCTTGAAGGTATGGAAGCTGGAGATGAAAGATGTAGATTAGCAGTAGATATGATTGCTTATAGAATTAAACAATATGTTGGTTCTTATGCAGCTGCACTTGATGGTGTTGATGCTTTATGTTTCACTGGAGGAATCGGTGAAAATGCAGCAATTATTAGAGAGAAAGTATGTGCTGGTTTAGATTACATGGGATTAAATATTGACCCAGTTAAAAATAATAAAAGATCAGGAGAAGCAAGAGATATCTCTACTAATGGTTCTGCTGGAAGAATTTTCGTTATTCCTACAAATGAGGAATATGTTATTGCAAACGATACTTATAAAATCGTTAAGGGTATTGAGTAA
- a CDS encoding M24 family metallopeptidase: MQNYILLNENAIYYECGFSCDNVIFIKLGKESFFITDARYTIEAKQYTQNCKVIESSNLVEEAQRILKKSKIKKIDFDPNDFTYSLYEKLTFGLKTEFIKKENFSKLKRIIKTDEEIEFLRKASKIGKKGFKQLAKYIRKNGFEQKETFLHFKAIEKLSSFGKYDLSFDPIIAINENAAKPHALPTNKKLKLNDLLLVDAGVKYKRYCSDRTCTANVNFETFNFKREQNFKNKKYQKIYDIVLKAQLNAISKARVGMKASEVDKLTRDIIEKAGYGKYFVHSTGHGVGLDIHEFPNINSKSDVIIEDNMVFTIEPGIYLPNKFGVRIEDTVVMKNGKVEIL; the protein is encoded by the coding sequence ATGCAAAATTATATACTATTAAATGAAAACGCTATCTACTATGAATGTGGATTTTCATGTGACAATGTAATATTTATTAAACTTGGAAAAGAGAGCTTTTTTATTACAGATGCTAGATATACGATTGAAGCAAAACAATATACTCAAAATTGTAAAGTTATTGAAAGCTCAAATCTAGTAGAAGAGGCTCAAAGAATTCTAAAAAAATCTAAAATCAAAAAAATTGATTTTGACCCAAATGATTTCACTTACTCTTTATATGAAAAATTAACTTTTGGTTTAAAAACTGAGTTTATAAAAAAAGAGAATTTCTCAAAATTAAAAAGAATAATCAAAACAGATGAAGAGATTGAATTTCTAAGAAAAGCTTCTAAAATAGGAAAAAAAGGTTTTAAACAATTAGCTAAATATATTAGAAAAAATGGTTTTGAACAAAAAGAGACTTTTTTACATTTTAAAGCTATTGAAAAACTAAGCTCTTTTGGAAAATATGATTTAAGTTTTGACCCAATTATTGCAATAAATGAAAATGCAGCAAAACCCCATGCTCTTCCTACAAATAAAAAACTAAAACTAAATGATTTACTTCTTGTTGATGCAGGAGTAAAATATAAAAGATATTGTTCAGATAGAACTTGTACTGCAAATGTAAACTTTGAGACTTTTAACTTTAAAAGAGAACAAAACTTTAAAAATAAAAAGTATCAAAAAATCTATGATATTGTATTAAAAGCTCAATTAAATGCTATTTCAAAAGCAAGAGTGGGAATGAAAGCAAGTGAAGTTGATAAACTTACTAGAGATATAATTGAAAAAGCAGGCTATGGGAAATATTTTGTTCATAGTACTGGACATGGTGTAGGATTAGATATCCATGAGTTTCCAAATATAAATAGTAAATCTGATGTAATTATTGAAGACAATATGGTTTTTACAATTGAACCAGGTATTTATCTTCCAAATAAATTTGGAGTAAGAATAGAAGATACTGTTGTAATGAAAAATGGAAAAGTAGAAATTCTTTAA
- a CDS encoding DEAD/DEAH box helicase: protein MSFIKLGLNSNILKAIEEQGYTKPTLIQEQAIPKILEKKDLLAAAQTGTGKTAAFTLPLLEFMSSKSHKKEQKAYIKALILVPTRELALQVFENIQSYSKYLHLKTAVIFGGVGINPQKASLRKGVDIVIATPGRLIDHMSQNTIDLSRVDFLVLDEADRMLDMGFIHDIKRVVSKVPSQRQTLLFSATFSDEIKKLSNSFLTNPQTVEVARSNTLSEQVSQAVHYVTKEKKKNLLAFLIHTQEWNQVLVFTRTKHGANRLSEFLNKSNISSLAIHGNKSQGARTTALKDFKAKKIRVLVATDIAARGIDIELLPHVINYELPNVPEDYVHRIGRTGRAGNIGEALSLVCDEEAQFLEDIEKLTKTTIPVRDIEGFTISSLKKPMKTSNAKNKSTKRNSSKTNERRAKPSSNKRVKNSDKKDFKKEIDEFINNRKEQPSKRNSNRKITGNYRKGLGSKSK, encoded by the coding sequence ATGTCATTTATAAAATTAGGATTAAATTCTAATATTTTAAAAGCGATTGAAGAGCAAGGTTATACAAAACCTACTTTAATCCAAGAGCAAGCTATTCCAAAAATTTTGGAAAAAAAAGATTTACTTGCAGCAGCACAAACAGGAACGGGTAAAACAGCAGCTTTTACTTTACCTCTTTTAGAGTTTATGAGCTCAAAATCTCATAAAAAAGAGCAAAAAGCTTATATTAAAGCACTTATTTTGGTTCCAACAAGAGAACTAGCACTTCAAGTTTTTGAAAATATTCAATCTTATAGTAAATATCTTCATTTAAAAACAGCAGTAATTTTTGGTGGAGTTGGAATAAATCCACAAAAAGCTAGCTTAAGAAAAGGTGTTGATATTGTAATTGCAACACCAGGAAGATTGATAGATCACATGTCCCAAAATACTATAGACTTATCAAGGGTAGATTTTTTAGTTCTTGATGAAGCAGATAGAATGTTAGATATGGGATTTATTCATGATATAAAAAGAGTTGTATCAAAAGTTCCAAGCCAACGACAAACATTACTTTTCTCAGCTACTTTTTCTGATGAAATAAAGAAGCTATCTAATTCATTTTTAACTAATCCCCAAACTGTAGAAGTTGCTAGAAGTAATACTTTATCTGAACAGGTTTCACAAGCTGTTCATTATGTAACAAAAGAGAAAAAGAAGAATCTTCTAGCCTTTTTAATACATACTCAAGAATGGAATCAAGTTTTAGTTTTCACTCGTACTAAACATGGAGCAAATAGACTAAGTGAGTTTTTAAATAAAAGCAATATTTCCTCTTTAGCAATTCATGGAAATAAATCACAAGGTGCAAGAACAACAGCTTTAAAAGATTTTAAAGCAAAGAAAATTAGAGTACTTGTGGCAACTGATATTGCTGCAAGGGGTATTGATATTGAACTTTTACCCCATGTAATTAATTATGAATTACCAAATGTACCTGAAGATTATGTTCATAGAATAGGAAGAACAGGTAGAGCAGGAAATATTGGAGAAGCCTTATCTTTAGTTTGTGATGAGGAAGCTCAATTTTTAGAAGATATTGAAAAGTTAACAAAAACAACTATTCCAGTAAGAGATATAGAAGGTTTTACAATTAGTTCATTAAAAAAGCCAATGAAAACTTCAAATGCAAAGAATAAAAGTACTAAAAGAAACTCTTCTAAAACAAATGAGAGAAGAGCAAAACCAAGTTCAAATAAAAGAGTTAAAAATAGCGATAAAAAAGATTTTAAAAAAGAAATAGATGAGTTTATTAATAATAGAAAAGAACAGCCTTCTAAAAGAAATTCAAACAGAAAAATTACAGGTAATTATAGAAAAGGTTTAGGCAGTAAAAGTAAATAA
- the aroQ gene encoding type II 3-dehydroquinate dehydratase: MKIAVIQGPNLNMLGVREQHIYGPMTLDQIHEQMKASAAQNEVELEFFQSNLEGEIVDRIQECLGTVDGILINPAAFSHTSIAIKDALSAVNLPTVEVHISNIYKREEFRQKSITAGASTGVITGFGPFSYHLGLISLTQIIAEVKAAQQAQQDALAKAQAQKEEN; this comes from the coding sequence ATGAAAATTGCAGTTATTCAAGGTCCAAACTTAAATATGTTAGGTGTTAGAGAACAACATATTTATGGTCCAATGACTTTAGATCAAATCCATGAGCAAATGAAAGCAAGTGCAGCACAAAATGAGGTTGAATTAGAGTTTTTTCAATCAAATTTAGAAGGTGAAATTGTAGATAGAATTCAAGAGTGTTTAGGTACAGTTGATGGTATTTTAATTAATCCTGCAGCATTTTCTCACACATCAATTGCTATCAAAGATGCCTTAAGTGCAGTTAATCTTCCAACTGTAGAAGTACATATTTCAAATATTTATAAAAGAGAAGAGTTTAGACAAAAATCAATTACTGCTGGTGCATCAACAGGTGTTATTACAGGTTTTGGTCCTTTCTCTTATCATTTAGGACTTATCTCTTTAACTCAAATTATTGCAGAAGTTAAAGCAGCACAGCAAGCTCAACAAGATGCTTTAGCAAAAGCTCAAGCACAAAAAGAAGAGAACTAA
- the mqnF gene encoding aminofutalosine deaminase family hydrolase: MKILSASWIITCNEDSAIIKDGAIVFDEKIIDVGTKEFISEKYKGVEIESLGQNSVLMPGLINSHVHLEFSSNSTTLKYGNFMQWLNSVIASREELVEKASSKLISKKLSKMLKSGTTTIGAISSYSLDMEACINSAINTVYFTEVIGSKADMIDTLFADFKARLNSAKSKANKSFIPAIAIHSPYSVHPFLVRETLNLAREENLSVSSHFLESPEEFEWLHRNEGGFLEFFKNFLGQEKSVTEPMEFLNQFTGLKNLSFTHCVEASDNDLLKIKELKAFVNHCVTSNRLLNNTKLNIDKLIDLKVPFTIGTDGLSSNNSLSMFDELRNCLMIHLHKNPISFSKTLLQAATLNGAKALGLEKGELSKDKDADIIAITLPDKVKEKEDLCMNVILHTKFVNKVYIGGNDV; the protein is encoded by the coding sequence ATGAAAATTCTAAGTGCCTCATGGATAATAACTTGCAATGAAGATAGTGCCATCATAAAAGATGGTGCTATTGTTTTTGATGAAAAAATTATTGATGTTGGTACAAAAGAATTTATTTCTGAAAAATATAAGGGTGTAGAAATTGAGTCTTTAGGTCAAAACTCAGTTTTAATGCCTGGGCTTATTAATTCTCATGTACATTTAGAATTCTCTTCTAACTCAACAACTTTAAAATATGGAAACTTTATGCAATGGTTAAATTCTGTTATTGCATCAAGAGAAGAGTTAGTTGAAAAAGCAAGCTCAAAACTAATTAGTAAAAAGTTATCAAAGATGCTAAAGAGTGGTACTACTACAATAGGAGCTATCTCTTCTTATTCTTTAGATATGGAAGCTTGTATTAATTCTGCTATAAATACTGTATATTTTACAGAAGTAATAGGAAGTAAGGCTGATATGATTGATACTTTGTTTGCAGATTTTAAAGCACGATTAAATAGTGCAAAAAGTAAAGCAAATAAAAGTTTTATTCCAGCAATTGCAATTCACTCTCCTTATTCAGTACATCCTTTTTTAGTAAGAGAAACTTTAAATTTAGCACGTGAAGAAAATTTAAGTGTGAGTTCTCATTTTTTAGAATCTCCTGAAGAGTTTGAGTGGTTACATCGCAATGAAGGTGGTTTTTTAGAATTCTTTAAAAACTTTTTAGGGCAAGAGAAAAGTGTTACAGAGCCAATGGAGTTTTTGAATCAATTTACAGGTTTAAAGAATCTATCTTTTACACACTGTGTAGAAGCAAGTGATAATGATTTATTAAAAATTAAAGAGTTAAAGGCTTTTGTAAATCATTGTGTAACTTCAAATAGGTTACTAAACAATACAAAACTAAATATAGATAAATTAATTGATTTAAAAGTACCATTTACAATTGGTACAGATGGACTTAGTTCAAATAATTCATTATCAATGTTTGATGAGTTAAGAAACTGTTTAATGATACATCTACATAAAAATCCTATCTCTTTTTCAAAAACTTTACTACAAGCAGCAACTTTAAATGGTGCAAAAGCTTTAGGTTTAGAAAAAGGTGAGTTATCAAAAGATAAAGATGCAGATATTATTGCTATTACTTTACCTGATAAAGTAAAAGAGAAAGAGGATTTATGTATGAATGTTATTTTACATACTAAGTTTGTAAATAAAGTATATATTGGAGGAAATGATGTTTGA
- the folK gene encoding 2-amino-4-hydroxy-6-hydroxymethyldihydropteridine diphosphokinase translates to MKKILSKDLTLFYTSNFPKTFNTSTNKKYIVTIGIGGNIGDTKKLFDKLVLSLNKNHKFDLLMTSPLLLNPPFGYLEQKPFLNGIIKLSTNLSVNEFFKITQRLEKRFGRKRSFQDAPRTLDIDIIFFDNKKISTKKLIIPHKDWANRESVIIPLNYMMNI, encoded by the coding sequence ATGAAAAAAATTCTAAGCAAAGATTTAACACTATTTTATACTTCAAATTTTCCAAAAACTTTTAATACCTCTACAAATAAAAAATATATTGTAACTATAGGTATTGGGGGGAATATAGGAGATACAAAAAAACTATTTGATAAGTTAGTCTTATCTTTAAATAAAAATCATAAATTTGATTTACTTATGACTTCACCCCTACTTTTAAATCCTCCTTTTGGATATCTTGAACAAAAACCATTTTTAAATGGTATAATCAAACTTAGTACAAACCTTAGTGTAAATGAATTTTTTAAAATTACACAAAGATTGGAAAAAAGATTTGGAAGAAAGCGGTCCTTTCAAGATGCGCCTAGAACCTTAGATATTGATATAATATTTTTTGATAACAAAAAAATAAGTACAAAAAAACTTATTATTCCTCACAAAGACTGGGCAAATAGAGAATCAGTGATTATTCCTTTAAACTATATGATGAACATTTAA
- a CDS encoding Opr family porin — MKKFSLFTCALLLSTSTVFAADSIDEAFKSGKVSGDITLHTVKYDNKGVVDSGFTAGTVGLAYETGSFYGLSAKMGFRANHEFSEVEEGDYENFFVHDALMTEAYLKYASESFSITAGRQAIDLEWLGDYNEAIVAAITAIPDTTIILGYTDRQAISDEDESSDFTELTNEGAYVLDIKYKAFDSLEFNPYAYSAPDAVDFYGLKTSYSSDIFSAIAHYATSNVDSKMKDITTDDGNILNLELGTSFAGISASLGYIKTDKDYGIGLMDTYGDNINLMDSGNQIYSADAKTVYGSLSYEIAGVELGALYSDTEYGADNFDEKELNLTVSYAITDSLSVGLLYADIDTDSDDADSNDSTYGSLTLSYSF; from the coding sequence ATGAAAAAGTTTAGTCTTTTTACTTGTGCTTTATTATTAAGTACATCAACAGTGTTCGCAGCTGATTCTATTGATGAAGCATTTAAAAGTGGAAAAGTAAGTGGAGATATTACTCTACACACAGTTAAATATGATAATAAAGGTGTTGTTGATTCTGGATTTACTGCTGGAACAGTTGGTTTAGCTTATGAAACAGGAAGTTTTTATGGTTTAAGTGCAAAAATGGGTTTTAGAGCAAATCATGAGTTTTCTGAAGTAGAAGAGGGTGATTATGAAAACTTTTTTGTACATGATGCACTTATGACAGAGGCTTATTTAAAATATGCAAGTGAGTCTTTTTCTATTACTGCTGGTAGACAAGCAATTGATTTAGAATGGTTAGGAGATTATAATGAAGCAATAGTTGCTGCAATAACAGCAATTCCTGATACTACTATAATATTAGGTTATACAGATAGACAAGCAATTTCAGATGAAGATGAGAGTAGTGATTTTACTGAACTAACAAATGAAGGAGCTTATGTTTTAGATATAAAATATAAAGCTTTTGATTCTTTAGAGTTTAATCCTTATGCATACTCTGCACCTGATGCAGTTGATTTTTATGGTTTAAAAACTTCATATTCAAGTGATATTTTTTCTGCAATTGCTCATTATGCAACTAGTAATGTTGACTCAAAGATGAAAGATATTACAACAGATGATGGAAATATTTTAAATTTAGAACTTGGAACATCATTTGCAGGAATTAGTGCTTCTTTAGGATATATTAAAACTGATAAAGATTATGGAATAGGTCTAATGGATACTTATGGAGATAATATTAATCTTATGGATTCTGGAAATCAAATCTATTCAGCTGATGCAAAAACTGTTTATGGTTCTTTATCATATGAAATAGCAGGTGTTGAGTTAGGAGCTTTATACTCAGATACTGAATATGGTGCAGATAATTTTGATGAAAAGGAGTTAAATTTAACTGTTTCTTATGCAATTACTGATTCTTTAAGTGTTGGCTTATTATATGCTGATATTGATACAGATAGTGATGATGCAGACTCTAATGATAGTACATATGGAAGTTTAACACTTTCATACTCATTTTAA